In Merismopedia glauca CCAP 1448/3, the DNA window AAGTATTAATGCAGTGTCAAGCCTCATTAGAAGGACATATTCCCCAAGCAGGAATCTTGTTTGCGGCGATTGACTTTGAACATAGCCTTATTCTTCAGAAGATTAATCGAGTCTTCCCTGGAATTGAGTTGATTGGTGGTAGCACAGATGGCGAACTTTCATCGGTTCTAGGATTTGAACAAGACTCCTTAACTCTGATGCTTTTTAGTTCAGATAACCTGGAAATTAAAGCCGCCGTCGGTCGAAATGTTTCCCAAAATCCGCCAGAAATTGCCAAAAAAGCGGCTGATGATGCCAAGCAACAATTAACTCGCGATCTCAAATTTTGCATTGCCATCCCCGAAAGCTTAACGACAAGCATTGTTTCTATCCTTCAAGGATTAGAAGACTCTTTCGGCAAAATACCCGTATTTGGGGGAGCTACAGCCGATGAATGGCAGTATCAACAAACCTATCAATTCTTTAAAACCGAAGTTTTGAGTGATGCAGTGCCCATGCTTTTATTTGCTGGCGATTTCTTATTTTCTTTCGGTATAGCAGGGGGATGGCATCCTATAGGTAAGCGCAGCATTGTCACTAAAGTCGATCGCAATATCATTTATGAAATTGACAATGAACCCGCTCTCAATTTCTATCATTATTATTTCAATAATTCGGCTCCTGATGCTCTCTATCCCTTAGCAGTTTTCCCCCCGAATGAAACCGAATTTTTCTTGAGAGGATCGCTCGGTCATGATTCATTGTTGGGTACTATAAAAGTATCTGGCGATATTCCCGAAAATTCTACCGTGCAAATTACAGATGCATCTTTAGACGATGTAATTACAGCTTCTAAAGCATCCTGTTCTCAGGCACTTGCCAATTATCCTGGTGAGAAACCTAAAGCGGCTCTATTTTTTTCTTGTGCTTGGCGACGACAAGTTTTGGGAACTAGAGCAGTAGAAGAATATCAGACTATAGCTGATTTTTTTGACCCAGAGATGGCTAGTTGTGGATTTTACACTTACGGAGAAATTGCCCCACTCTCAACCAACCAAAAAACCTTTTTTCATAATAATACTTTTGTTACCTTGCTGATGGGCGATCGCTGATTTTTTATGCTATCTAAAGACGATGAAACTGAAATTCAAAACCTGAACAAAAAAATCCGAATTTTAGAAAATAAACTCCATCGTTCCGAAACTGAACGTGCCAAATTAGAAGGAACTAATCGCAATCGAGAATATTTACTGAAAAAAGTTATTTGTGAACTGCAAGAATCCCAAGAGTTTTTAGAAAAAAAGAGGGCTGATTTAGAAAAAGTTATTGATGAGTTAAAACGAGTTCAAGATCGACTGATCGAATCGGAAAAAATGGCGGCTTTAGGGACTTTAGTTGCGGGAGTGGCTCATGAAATTAACACTCCGCTAGGTACAAGTATCACTCTAGCATCCGCTTTAAGAGATGAAACCCAGCTATTTTACAGTGTAGCCACTTCAGGACAATTAAAGCGATCGCTGTTGAATAGTTATATTGAAGTAGCAGCAGAAAGTACCGATCTGATTTTAAATAATCTGCAACGGGCTGGAGAATTAGTCCAATCTTTCAAACAAGTAGCAGTAGATCAATCCACTCTAGAACAGCGCACATTTCAGGTTAAATCTTATCTAGAAGAGGTGACTACTAGCCTCTCACCACACCTCAAATCAACATTACATACTTTGAGTGTTACAGGGGATGATTATTTGGCAATTAACAGCTATCCTGGAGCTTTAGCTCAGTTAGTAACCAACCTGGTGACTAATTCCTTAACCCATGCTTATCAAGCTGGTATGAGAGGATGTCTATATTTTGAGGTAATGCAGCGCCATGAATCTTGTCTAATCCATTACAGCGATGATGGTTGTGGTATCCCTCAAGCAATATTAGGGAAAATTTTTGAACCGTTTTTTACTACAGCACGCGATCGCGGAGGGACAGGTTTAGGATTACATATTAGTTATAATTTAGTCACCCAAAAACTGCAAGGGACAATAGATGTTAAAAGTGAAGTTGGTCAAGGTACGCAATTTATAATTACTCTTCCTCTCTCAGTTGCTAATTAGTCGATTTACTGCTGATATGACTATTTTATGCCATAATGTCGCGCCTTAATTCTGAAATATACAGTGATGAAAATGATGAAGAATTAGTCTTCTTAGCCGAAGATGAAATTTCTCTTGGTGAAGGCAAAGGAAAGGCGATTCCAGACTTGGCAAATCCAAATTTTGGCACTTCAGATGTTTGGAAAATCTTAATTGTTGATGATGAGTCTGATGTCCATAGGGCTACTCAAATTGCTCTAAGAAACTTAGCCTTTGAAGGCAAAGCAATTGTGTTTTTTTCAGCTTATTCAGCCCATGAATGTAAACAGATAATTACTGAGGTTCATCCTGATATAGCAGTCGTTCTGCTAGATGTAGTCATGGAAACAAATGATGCGGGACTTCAGGTAGTTAAATATATTCGTGAAGAACTCAAAAATCAACAGACTCGGATCATTTTGCGTACTGGTCATCCAGGAGAAGCACCAGAAGAATCAGTTATCTTAGATTATGATATTAATGACTACAAACTTAAGGTTGAATTAACTCGTCAACGAATGCTAGTGGCAGTAATTACAGCCCTCCGTTCCTATCGAGATCTCCTAACTATTGCCAATCAAAAAGCAGAATTAGAACAGACTGTAAAACGTTTACAACAAACTCAACAACGGTTGGAAGAGTATACTCAAACTCTGGAAATTACAGTAGCCGAACGCACTGCTGCCTTGAAAGTTATTAATCAACAATTACACCGATTGGCAACTCTAGATGGATTGACACACATTCCTAACCGTCGGCGCTTTGATGAATACTGGCAAGAACAGTGGCTATTGATGGCTAAGCAGCAAGAACCAATATCATTAATTTTAATTGATGTTGATTACTTCAAATACTATAACGATAAATATGGTCATCAGGCAGGCGATCGCTGTTTGTATACAATAGCTCAGGTAATTAAACAAACCCTGCGCCGTTCGATGGATTTAGTCGCTCGTTATGGTGGTGAAGAATTTGTCGTTGTTTTACCTCATTCTTTGATTGAAGGGGCACGAACAACCGCAGAAGCAATTATAATTGCAGTTCAAAATCTAGATTTACCTCATGCCCAATCCTTAGTTAGCGATCGTGTTACCATCAGTTTAGGAATTTGCTCGATTGTGCCTCAAACCAATATCTCTTCAGTTACCCCAATTGCGATCGCAGATAAAGCCCTCTATCAAGCTAAAAAAGATGGGCGAAATCGCTATTGTATTTACGGAGAAAACAGCGTTCAAATATAAGCTGTAACGCATTTAATTTACTTGCTGAGAGTAAGGAAGAAGGAAGAAGGAAGAAGGAAAAAGAGGAAACCCAACATCGCATCGTTCAATATTTTCTAATCTTTTGGTAAAAATTTGCCAACAACTTCTCTCAGTTTTTGTGGATCGAAAGGTTTAGTTAAATAATAATTAGAACCAGCAATTTGACCTTTCAACTTCTCTAAAAAGTTGTCTCTTGACGTGAGTATTACTATGGGCAAATCGCGAAACTTAGGCAGATTTCTAACTTGCCGACAAATTTCTAAACCATCGAGATCTGGCAAAGTAACATCAAGTAGTAATAAAGATATCTCTTCCTTAAAAATAGTTTGTAAAGCATTAGCCGCATTTGTTGCCACTAAAACTTGATAATCTTTGCCTAAAGTTTGTTGAATTAATGCGTGTATAATTGGACTATTATCAACAGCCAGAACTTTGAAAGTGCGCTTCGGTGTTTCAGGTATTGATTTAGCAAAATTTACCCATCCAGATTGTGCCCAACGCCAATATGATTGAGCAATTTGCAAAGGATCTTGGTTTAATTTTTCGGCAATTTCCACGAGCGATCGCTGTTCATCTACCCATTGTTTTAGGTGATGTGCTACTACTGGATCGGAAATTTGTTCCATCGTCCCCAAAGACAGCTTGGGTACAGCTTCCATTGATGTAATTATTGGTGCAAAACTATGCCAATATTCTTGACGTTTAACTAAATTAGATTCTAGAAAAGACCAATCTACTCCTCGACAAATTTGTAATTCATGATTGTTTTCGATAGTAACTATACCTGAATACGGTAGAAGCTGTTCGATGGTAATAATTATTTGTTTATGGATTTCTGTCTCTATTTGACCCCAAGTTAATACCCGCATATTCACCAACATATCGAGGAACTCTCTGATAGATGTTTTAGGGGTAATTTTAGGATTGACTACTTTAATAGCTGCTTCTACCCATTCAGATCTAAACTTTTGCATCAGCATTCTAGTTAAAGTCTGATTGTTAGGAATTTGTAAGCCAGCATAAACTATTTTGCCGTTATGCCAACAAATAACTCTTTTCCTAGTTTTATGTTGGGAATTTATACTGACTTCAACTTCAACTGAACCAGTAATATATTGACTTTGTAAATCTTCTAATAATTGTGGGAGTTGTTCAAAGCATTCTTTATAGACATTCATAGGAATATGATTTTAAAAAAATATTGTTTTTACCTCAAACTAATTAGAGAAAATAAGTTTCAATATTTAGTATCTCAATCAAGAGCTAGAGGTTCTCCCGTATAATTACCGATCTTGGATCGACCTTAAATTTTCAGTAAGTAGCTATACTGATTAGGTTCAAAATAATACCTACAGCTTGTTTAATTGATTTAGATCGGATGGCAATAGCCTCGTGCTATAGTATGCCCAAAATTATTGAATTACTAAACAAAAAATAGCAAGTTAAGAGATGAGGGGCTGAGAGCGTCGCTCTCTGAGAGGATGTCTGAGAAGTCCTTGGGCTACACCCCAATGTGTAGCAGGTGTTTAGGAAAATGGGATTACCCAGATGAAAACTGTTATAACTGCTATAAATTGCCTAATTGACGCGATCGCTCGGTAGCAGCAATGACTGCCTCAATTAGTGCCGAACGAAACCCACTACGTTCTAAACTGGCAATACCTGCAATTGTTGTCCCCCCAGGACTAGTAACTCGATCTTTTAATTCTCCTGGGTGTATCTTAGAACCATGCAGCAATTGAGCCGTACCTAATACTGTTTGCAAAGCCAGTTCATAAGCTGTAGTTCTGGGTAATCCCGCAGCCACTCCGCCATCGGCTAAAGCTTCCACCATTATCGCCACGTAAGCAGGTCCCGATCCAGAAACACCAGTAACTGCATCCATGAGGCTTTCTGGGACTTCTACCACCTCTCCGACAGCTTGGAAGATGTTTTTTGCCTGTTCTATGTCAACTTCACTCGTATGAGAACCATGAGCGATCGCGGTAATTCCTGCACCTACTGTCGCTGGAGTATTAGGCATAGCTCGGATGACTGCACGTTCGGGAAATCCCCATTCTAGTTGATTCAGGCTGACTCCGGCTAGAATTGAGATAATTAACTGATTTGTTGGTAAATCTTGGGTATTTGCCAGGTCGGCGACGACTTCGGTAAATACTTGGGGTTTGATGGCTAGTAGCAACACTTCTGCTGTGGTAGCTACAGCCACATTATCTGATGTGACTCTGACTCGATATCTTTCTCTCAGATGCTGGCGACGAGACTCGGAGCGATCGCTCACTATCATCTGCTCTGGTAAATAAACCCCTTGACCAATAAGGCGAGATAATAGAGCTTCGCCCATTATCCCGCCTCCAATCATGCCTAATTTGGTAGACAACCTAATTTCCTCGATCTTTGGATCTTGGGAGTAAAATAGATGACTCAACGATGTGTAAGCTATCTTTTCTACTCCCTGAGACTAACTAACATTATTGAGCTAACCGGATATTTTCTACTCCCCAACTAGGAGTAGGAGAAGCTACTCGCTGACTGCGAATAGGTGCTTGAGGCACATCGTGCAATGTACCATCTTGAGTGCTAACTTTGACACAGTTAGGTGTGAAGAGGAAAATACTTTCTCCAATTCGCTCTTGATGACCATCCATCGCAAAAGTACCACCAGCGACAAAATCTACGGCTCTTTGAGCTTGTTCTGGCTCCATCATGGTCAAGTTTAACACCAAAGTCTTCCGTTCTCTCAAAGCTTGGATAGCTTGAGGCATCTCTTCAAAGGAACGAGGTTCCATCACCATTACTTCCGAAATTCCGTTGAGGCTTCCTGGCATTCCGATCACATTACCCATATTATGATTAATTTCTCCTGATTCCGAAGCGTTGATGTTGCGATCGCGCCCTCGACGACGGAGATTGCGTTCTTCTTCCAGAGTGCTTTGAGGATTCGAT includes these proteins:
- a CDS encoding FIST signal transduction protein, translated to MLKIVVGHSNDPDSLEAVNEVLMQCQASLEGHIPQAGILFAAIDFEHSLILQKINRVFPGIELIGGSTDGELSSVLGFEQDSLTLMLFSSDNLEIKAAVGRNVSQNPPEIAKKAADDAKQQLTRDLKFCIAIPESLTTSIVSILQGLEDSFGKIPVFGGATADEWQYQQTYQFFKTEVLSDAVPMLLFAGDFLFSFGIAGGWHPIGKRSIVTKVDRNIIYEIDNEPALNFYHYYFNNSAPDALYPLAVFPPNETEFFLRGSLGHDSLLGTIKVSGDIPENSTVQITDASLDDVITASKASCSQALANYPGEKPKAALFFSCAWRRQVLGTRAVEEYQTIADFFDPEMASCGFYTYGEIAPLSTNQKTFFHNNTFVTLLMGDR
- a CDS encoding sensor histidine kinase; amino-acid sequence: MLSKDDETEIQNLNKKIRILENKLHRSETERAKLEGTNRNREYLLKKVICELQESQEFLEKKRADLEKVIDELKRVQDRLIESEKMAALGTLVAGVAHEINTPLGTSITLASALRDETQLFYSVATSGQLKRSLLNSYIEVAAESTDLILNNLQRAGELVQSFKQVAVDQSTLEQRTFQVKSYLEEVTTSLSPHLKSTLHTLSVTGDDYLAINSYPGALAQLVTNLVTNSLTHAYQAGMRGCLYFEVMQRHESCLIHYSDDGCGIPQAILGKIFEPFFTTARDRGGTGLGLHISYNLVTQKLQGTIDVKSEVGQGTQFIITLPLSVAN
- a CDS encoding diguanylate cyclase domain-containing protein gives rise to the protein MSRLNSEIYSDENDEELVFLAEDEISLGEGKGKAIPDLANPNFGTSDVWKILIVDDESDVHRATQIALRNLAFEGKAIVFFSAYSAHECKQIITEVHPDIAVVLLDVVMETNDAGLQVVKYIREELKNQQTRIILRTGHPGEAPEESVILDYDINDYKLKVELTRQRMLVAVITALRSYRDLLTIANQKAELEQTVKRLQQTQQRLEEYTQTLEITVAERTAALKVINQQLHRLATLDGLTHIPNRRRFDEYWQEQWLLMAKQQEPISLILIDVDYFKYYNDKYGHQAGDRCLYTIAQVIKQTLRRSMDLVARYGGEEFVVVLPHSLIEGARTTAEAIIIAVQNLDLPHAQSLVSDRVTISLGICSIVPQTNISSVTPIAIADKALYQAKKDGRNRYCIYGENSVQI
- a CDS encoding response regulator, with amino-acid sequence MNVYKECFEQLPQLLEDLQSQYITGSVEVEVSINSQHKTRKRVICWHNGKIVYAGLQIPNNQTLTRMLMQKFRSEWVEAAIKVVNPKITPKTSIREFLDMLVNMRVLTWGQIETEIHKQIIITIEQLLPYSGIVTIENNHELQICRGVDWSFLESNLVKRQEYWHSFAPIITSMEAVPKLSLGTMEQISDPVVAHHLKQWVDEQRSLVEIAEKLNQDPLQIAQSYWRWAQSGWVNFAKSIPETPKRTFKVLAVDNSPIIHALIQQTLGKDYQVLVATNAANALQTIFKEEISLLLLDVTLPDLDGLEICRQVRNLPKFRDLPIVILTSRDNFLEKLKGQIAGSNYYLTKPFDPQKLREVVGKFLPKD
- the proC gene encoding pyrroline-5-carboxylate reductase is translated as MSTKLGMIGGGIMGEALLSRLIGQGVYLPEQMIVSDRSESRRQHLRERYRVRVTSDNVAVATTAEVLLLAIKPQVFTEVVADLANTQDLPTNQLIISILAGVSLNQLEWGFPERAVIRAMPNTPATVGAGITAIAHGSHTSEVDIEQAKNIFQAVGEVVEVPESLMDAVTGVSGSGPAYVAIMVEALADGGVAAGLPRTTAYELALQTVLGTAQLLHGSKIHPGELKDRVTSPGGTTIAGIASLERSGFRSALIEAVIAATERSRQLGNL
- a CDS encoding cell division protein SepF is translated as MSSILNRLKDFVGLGDPVEYYDGDYEDEIEEPEAGYQNQYQESNPQSTLEEERNLRRRGRDRNINASESGEINHNMGNVIGMPGSLNGISEVMVMEPRSFEEMPQAIQALRERKTLVLNLTMMEPEQAQRAVDFVAGGTFAMDGHQERIGESIFLFTPNCVKVSTQDGTLHDVPQAPIRSQRVASPTPSWGVENIRLAQ